The segment CAGCCGTTTTTACATAACAGGAAACTTCGTTCCCCGTTATGTAGAAACGCTCCGCGGGGATCGCACTGCGGCGTATAGGAAGAATGCCGCTTTCGCGGCCCGCCGCAGGCGGAGAATCCTGCGGGGCAGGATTCTTTTTATACTGTGGAATGAGAAAAGGAGAAAATCTATGGCGAAACAATATTGGAGGCCGGGAAACATGGTGTATCCGGTTCCGGTGGTGATGGTGAGCTGTCAGAAAGGAGAGGAGCGGCCGAATATCATCACGGCCGCCTGGTGCGGGACTGCCTGCTCCTCCCCTGCCATGCTGTATGTGTCCATCCGTCCGGACAGATATTCCCATCATATTATAAAAGAGTCCGGGGAATTTGTGGTGAATCTGGTGACAGAGGAGCTTGCGTTTGCCACAGACTACTGCGGCGTCCGCTCCGGGCGTGATGTAGACAAATTTAAGGAGATGAAGCTCACCCCCCTGGCGTCAAAGTATGTAAGCTGCCCGGGAATCGCCGAAAGTCCTGTGAACCTGGAATGCCGCGTCACACAGATCCTCTCCCTGGGAAGCCATGACATGTTTCTCGCAGAGGTGGTGGGAGTGACTGCAGACGAGGCATATATGGATGAAAACGGACGGTTTGATCTAAACAGCGCAGGGTTGGTGGCCTACTCCCATGGAGAATATTTTAAATTAGGGGAAAAAGTAGGAAAATTCGGATATTCCGTTCAAAAGAAAAAGAAGGACGGCGAAAAAAAGCAGGCCGCCAGGGAAAAGCGCGGGGCTGCAGGAAAGAAATCCGGTGCGAAAAAGAATACGGCAGGGGGAAAGAAATCTGAGATAAAAAAGAGCGTCAGGGAAAACCGGGACGGCAGGACGGGGAAGGGCCCCAGAGCCGGGAAAGGTAAGAAGAACGAAAAAAACCGCCGTGTGTTTTAAAGCCCGGAAGGCAGATAGGAAAATCAGGAGGACAGAATGGGAAAAATGACAGAGGAGAGGAAGGCAGGAAGTTTCGCAGAGGGCAGGGACAGGGCAAATGTGACCCTAATCGGCATGCCGGCCGCCGGAAAGAGTACGGTGGGGGTGCTGCTTGCCAAACGGCTGGGATACGCGTTTGTCGATGTGGATCTTGTGATTCAGGAGCAGGAGAACAGGCTTCTGAAGGAGATTATCGCCGATGAGGGTATGGACGGCTTTATGGCTGTGGAGAACAGGGTAAATGCCTCTCTGGACGTTCAGAAGAGCGTAATTGCGCCGGGAGGAAGCGTCATTTACGGGGAGGAGGCCATGGAGCATTTAAAGTCCATCGGGCTTGTGGTGTATCTGAAAATCAGCTTTGAGGAGCTTTTAAAAAGGCTTGGAGATGTGGTGGACAGAGGCGTAGTCTTAAAAGAGGGGATGACCCTTCAGGATCTCTATGAGGAGCGGATTTCCTATTTTGAGAAATATGCCGATATTACGGTGGACGAGGAAGGAAAGAATCTGGGGCAGGTGGTGGACGAGCTGAGAGGCCTGCTGGAGCAGAGACTGGGACTTCTGCAGGGAGAATGACAGGCCTTCGCAGAAGCAGGCAAAACGGGTATCTGTCCCGCAAAAAGTGAGAGAGGAGAGAGCAGATGAAATCTCTTGTAATAGCTGAAAAGCCCTCTGTGGGCAAGGATATTGCCAGGGTACTTGGCTGCAGAAAAAGTGCAGACGGCTGTCTGGAGGGCGATAAGTATATTGTTACCTGGGCGTTCGGCCATCTGGTGGAGCTGGCAGCGCCGGAGGAGTATGATAAAAAATATAAGGACTGGAATATGGCGGATCTTCCCATGATGCCGGAGCCGTTTAAGCTGGAAGTGATCGGAAAAACGGCAAAGCAGTTCGGTGTGGTGAAGCGCCAGCTCTTCAGAAACGATGTGAAGGATATTGTCATCGCCACAGATGCAGGGCGGGAGGGAGAGCTGGTGGCCCGCTTTATCCTGATGAAGGCAGGGTGCAGGAAGCCTTTGAAAAGGCTTTGGATCTCCTCCGTCACAGACAGGGCCATAAAGGAGGGATTCTCCCGCCTGAGGGATGGAAGAGAGTACAACCACTTAAGAGATGCAGCCATGTGCCGGGCAGAGGCTGACTGGCTGGTGGGGCTTAACGCCACCAGGGCTCTGACCTGCAAATATAACGCCCAGCTTTCCTGCGGACGGGTGCAGACGCCGACCCTTGCCATTATCGCAAAGAGGGAGGAGGAGATACGAAACTTCCGGCCAAAGGCCTACTGGGGTCTCACAGCCAGGACGTCAAAGCCTGCCCTTATACTGACCTGGCAGGACAAAAAGTCCGGGGGAATGAGAAGCTTTGACAGGGACAGGATGGAGGGACTTCAAAAGAGCCTGAGAGATCAGCAGGTGCGGATCACAAAGGTTAAAAAGACACCGAAAAAGACCATGGCCCCTCTCCTCTACGACCTGACGGAGCTTCAGAGAGACGCCAATAAGCGGTTTGGCTATTCGGCCAAGGAAACGCTCAATATTATGCAGAGGCTCTATGAAAATCACAAGGTTCTGACCTACCCGCGGACGGATTCCAGGTATCTGAGCAGTGATGTAGCCGACACGATACACGACAGGCTCGCAGCCTGCGGGACAGGGCCCTACCGGAAGCTGGCGGGAAAGCTGTCAAAGAATGTGTGGACAAAGAAGGCGTCCTTTATCAACGACGGGAAGGTCACGGACCACCATGCCATTATTCCCACCGAGCAGTTTGTACAGCTTCAGAACATGACCTCGGAGGAGCGGAAAATCTATGACCTGGTTGTCAGGCGTTTTCTGGCAGTGCTGTATCCGGCAGCAGAGTATGACGAAACGGTGATTACGGCTGAGATAGGCGGAGAAATTTTTACCGCCAGAGGAAAGGTCATGAGAACCCCCGGCTGGAGGGAGGTCTATGAAAGCGCAGACGAATCCGGCCTTTCAGGGACCGGAGGATACCTGGATGAGGAAGACGGGGACGAGGACGGCGAAGGTCCTCAGAACGAGAGGGTGAAGGCACAGACACTTCCCGATTTGCGGGAGGGGGATGTGACAGGACCGGCAGGTATTTCACTGACGGAGGGAAAGACGAAGCCGCCGGCTCCCTTTAATGAGGCAACCCTTCTGTCGGCTATGGAAAACCCTGTCAGATATATGGAATCCGGCGACCGGGCCATGGCAAAGACTCTGGGGGAAACAGGGGGACTGGGAACGGTTGCCACAAGGGCTGATATTATTGAGAAGCTCTTTTCCGGCTTTATGCTGGAAAAGAAAGGAAAGGATATCTGTCTCACATCCAAGGCGAAGCAGCTTCTGAGGCTGGTGCCGGAGGATCTGAGAAAGCCGGAGCTGACGGCTCAGTGGGAGATGCGTCTTTCCAAAATTGCAGAGGGTGAGATGAAGAGGGATGCCTTTATGGAGGACATCCGTACCTACACAAAGGATATTGTCGAAGAAATTAAGGGGGGAGAGGGAACCTTCCGCCACGATAATCTGACCAACACAAAATGTCCCCGCTGCGGAAAACGGATGCTCTCTGTGAAGGGAAAGAACAGCCAGATGCTGGTCTGCCAGGACAGGGAGTGCGGCTACCGGGAAACCATTTCCCGCACGTCCAATGCCAGATGCCCGAAATGCCATAAAAAGATGGAGCTTCGGGGCAAGGGGGAAAACCAGATGTTTTCCTGTGTCTGCGGCTATAAGGAGAAGCTGTCGAATTTTAAGGAGCGCAGGCAGAGGGAAGGCGCAGGGGTGACGAAGCGCGATGTGGCCAGATACCTGAATCAGCAGAAAAAGGAAGAGAAGATGGTGAACAATCCCTTTGCAGATGCACTTAAAAAGATGCAGGAGCAGGATGTGTGAGAAAGCAGTTTGTACAGTGGCTGGAGTTAAATGAAGATCAGCCAAGTGTTCAGGAGGAATGAAAAATGGGAAGAATCTATGGAGGAATAGAGGAGCTGGTGGGAAGGACACCCCTTGTAAGGCTTGCCAGGCTGGAAGGGCGCGAGAAAGTCAGAGCAGAAATTCTGGCAAAGCTGGAGTGCTTTAATCCTGCAGGGAGCGCCAAGGACCGTGTGGCCAGGCAGATGCTTGAGGACGCGAAGGAACAGGGAATTCTGAAAGAAGGGTCTGTGATTATTGAGCCTACCAGCGGAAACACGGGAGTGGGGCTGGCGGCTCTTGCCGCTGTAAACGGCTACCGGGCAGTGATTGTTATACCGGACAGCATGAGTGTGGAGCGAAGGCTTCTGCTGAAGGCCTACGGCGCCGAGATCGTTCTTACGCCGGGGGCTGAGGGGATGGCAGGCTCCATCAGAAAGGCGGAAGAGATCAGGGAGCAGTTCCTGAAAGAAGGAAGGCCTGCCTGGATTGCGGGACAGTTTGAGAATCCGTCCAATCCCAAGGCCCACTATCTGACTACAGGACCGGAGATCTGGGAGGACACAGACGGGGAGGTAGACATTTTCGTGTCAGCGGCCGGAACCGGCGGGACAGTCACAGGAACGGCCAGGTTCCTCAGGGAGAAAAAGCCGGATATTCATGTGGCGGCTGTGGAGCCTGCGGCTTCTCCTGTGCTCTCGGGAGGTCAGCCGGGCCCCCACAAGATTCAGGGGATTGGAGCCGGATTTGTGCCGGAGATTCTCGATACAGGGATTTACGATGAGGTAATCCGGGTGGAGGACGAGGCGGCCTTCCGGTTTGCCAGACTGCTTGCGGGGACAGAAGGGTTTCTGTGCGGCATTTCATCAGGAGCCGCCCTTGCCGCTGCCTGCGAGATAGGCAGACGGCCGGAAAATGAGGGGAAGAGGATTGTGGTTCTGCTGCCGGATACAGGGGAGCGCTACCTGTCCACCGGGGTTTTCGGATAAATTTAAGGAGAATAGGTGAGAGAAGAGGAGTCATTTTATAGTTCCAGCGAAGTCACTATAAAATGACTCCTCTTCTCTTTGGGGGAGGGATGGGGAGGGATTTCTATTCCGTCTGAATCTGCGGGAAATTACCGCAGGATTTTTTCCATGGGCTTTCCTTTTGCCAGCTCGTCGATGAGTTTGTCGAGAATCCGGATTTCCCGCATCAGAGGTTCAGAGATGGTTTCCACCCTCACCCCGCAGACGGTTCCCCTGATAAGGTTTCTTGCGGGATTCATGGCAGGTGCATTTCTGAAAAATTCTGCATATTCAATATCAGATTGAGAAAGCTTTAAAATTTCGTCTCTGCTGTAGCCGGTGAGCCAGCTGATGACCTGGCTGACCTCTTCGCCGGTGCGGCCTTTTTTTACGGCTTTATTTACCAGAAGGGGATAAATGGATGAAAATTTCATCCTGTAAACTTTTTCACTGTCCATATGCGTTCTTCCTTTCCTTTTGTTTTGGCTTTATGTTCTATGAGGATTTTACCATATCAGGGATGAAAGGGATACGGGCTGCGGGAAGAGAAATGAAAGAAAACTGTAAGATCCGTTCCAGCTATCTTGTGATACAATATAGTTAAGCTACTATGTTATGCAAGACAGCCTGGAAGAGGAGTATGGCAGAAACAAAAGACGGGTAAGAAGAGCAGGGACAAAAAATCAGGATACAAATCAGAACTACAGGGAAAAAACAGGAGGGCAGGAATGTACGATCAGTCGCAGCTTATGAAGGGTATCATGGAGGGCTGCATCCTCTCGATCATAGGCCGTGAGCGGACATACGGGTATGAGATAGTGGAGCGGCTGAGAGAAAAGGGGTTTTCGGATGTAAGGGAGGGGACGATTTATCCTTTGCTTTTGCGCCTGGAGAAAAAAGGAATGCTGAGGGCCGAATTCATGCCTTCTCCTCTGGGGCCCAGCAGGAAATATTACAGCCTTACAGAGGAGGGAAGAAGGCAGCTTGAAGTATTTTGCGACAGCTGGAGGAGGACGGTGAGGGCAGTGGAAAGAACTATCGGAGAGGAGGGGGAGAACAATGACGGCCAGTTTAAAGGAGCTTAGGAAGGAAAATAAGCGGGAGATGGAGGCTATGGCGGTGTTTCTTGTTTTTCTGATTTGCGCAGTCCTCTACAGAAACCTTATAAAGTCCCAGCTTGCAGGGAAAAATTAGGCTGTTTTGTCTCAATCGTGTAAAAGAAAAAATAGGTAAGAGAAGAGGAGTCATTTTATAGTTCCAGCGAAAGTCACTATAAAATGACTCCTCTTCTCTTGGGGGAGGGATGGAAAGAAACCGCTTGTAACGGGATGGGAGATATGATATAAAGAAAAGGCAGTGATGAAAGAATGAAACCAGAGGAAATACGAAAATGAAACGAATTTCGATTATTATTCCCTGCTATAATGAACAGGAGGCGATTCCTCTTTTTATGGAGGAGGCCGGCAGGGTGTGTGGGGGACTGACAGAGTATGAATTCGAGTGGATTTTCGTGGATGACGGCTCAAAGGACGGGACGCTTTCCCTGTTAAAAGAATATGCGAAAAGAGACAGGCGGGTGAAATACCTGTCCTTTTCAAGAAATTTTGGAAAGGAAGCGGCGATCTACGCAGGGCTTGAACATGCCCGGGGAGATTATACAGCCATTATGGATGCGGATCTGCAGGATCCGCCCAGGCTTCTGCCGGAGATGATAGAGGCGCTGGAGTCAGGGGAGTATGACAGCGCGGCCACCAGGAGGGTGGATCGCAGAGGAGAGCCGCCCATCCGCTCTTTTTTTGCAAGGATGTTTTACCGTCTGATCCGCCATATCTCTGATATTGACATTGTGGACGGGGCCAGGGATTACCGCCTGATGAACAGGAAGATGAAGGATGCCATCGTATCTATGACGGAGTACAACCGCTTTTCCAAGGGGATTTTCGGCTGGGTGGGATTTCGTACCAAGTGGATTCCCTTTGAGAATGTGGAGCGGGTGGCAGGGGAGACGAAATGGTCCTTCTGGAAGCTTTTGATCTACTCTATAGAGGGGATTGTGGCCTTTACCACGGTTCCGCTGACGATAGCGGCCTACCTGGGGCTTATTTTCTGTGTAGTGGCCTTTTTCATGGTGCTGGTGGTAATCGGAAAGACGCTGATGTTCGGCGATCCGGTGGGAGGCTGGCCCTCCCTGGCCTGCATTATCCTCTTTGTGGGCGGCATCCAGCTTCTGTGCGCGGGCATTGTGGGGAAATATCTTGCCAAAATTTACCTGGAGGTAAAAAGGAGACCTATCTACCTGGTAGCAGAGGAAAATCTGGACAGGGATCATGAGTCTGACAGGAAAGGAAGACAAAGCAGTGAAAATACATCTGTTTCTGAGGAAGAGGCTGACAAGGCAGCCGCAGAATGGGATGGATGATCCGGAAAGGAGGAGGAAGAATGAGTCTGGCAGGTCAAAAAAAGGCTGGGGAGATGGGCAGACAGGGAGCTGATGGGAAAAATACGGCCATTTTAAGGTTTTTCAGGGGACTTTGCCGGGAAACTGCAGAGTTTGGCTCCTTCATCAAAAGAAACAGGGCGGGTGCGCTTTTCTCCGGGGCAGCCGCCCTGTTTGTGTATTGGGGATGGCTGACAAGCGCTGATATTACTGTGGACAGCGAGATTATGATGACAGATCCCCAGAGCATGATGGCTTCCTGGCTGGGAATTAACCGGTTCGGACTCGTTTTTACCAAGCATCTGTTCGGAATGACTTCCTTTGTTCCCTCTGTGTCCAAGGTGCTTACCGTGTGTATGCTGTGGATAACGGCCATGTTTTTTTCCTTTTGTGTGTATAAGTGGAGCGCAGAACAGAAACGGTTTCTCATTTTCTCGGCAGCTTTTCCCGCACTGTATCTGACGGCTCCCTGCTTTGCCGAACAGTTTTATTTCACTCTCCAGTCCTTTGAGGTGGTATTTGCCCTGTTTTTGTGCGGGGCGGCTGTGTATGGGGCGGGGCAGCTTGTTTTTTTTCGCGGAGGCCTGCTCTGGGGTCTGATATCTGTTCTCCTTATGGTCTGGGCCTTCGGAACGTATCAGGCCATGGCGGCAGTTGCGGTGACTCTGACCGTGATTCTGTTTATGACCGTCTATCTGTCCGACACGGGAAAAGGGAGGGGAAGAAGCTTCTGGTTCCTCTCGGGAGTCCGCCTGGCGCTTATCTTTCTGTCAGGTTTTGTGCTGTATCTTCTGACGGCTTCTCTGGTGCGCCGCCTGTCAGGGGGAAGCGAAGCCTATGTGGCAGATATGGTGCACTGGAAAACAGAGGGAGTCAGACAGTGCATCGGGTATGTGAAGGGAGAGGTGCGCAGAGTATTTGACTGCTACTATGTGATGTTCAGGCCGGGATTTCAGTGGATTCTTCTATTGTTTCTGACCATATCCTGTGTCTGGGCGGGGAGGAAAAGGGAGAAGGGTCTCCTCTTTTATCTGGCGGCTGCGGTTCTGTTTCTCATCTCACCGTTTTTTATGACCATCGTTTCAGGGTATTACCAGCCAATACGGGCACAGCTTGTCTATCCTCTTGTCTATGGGTTTTCCGCGGCCTTTCTGGCAGCGGCTCTCTGGCCCTCAGAAAGTGCAGGCGCGCGGAAGGAAGAGCAAAAATCGAAAGCAGGAAGAAGGAGCCGTATCAGAAAGGGACTTTCCCTGGCAGCAGTTTTTATGTGCCTGGCGGCTTCCTGGCGTCAGGGCTGTGATACTGCCCGTCTCTTTCAGACGGTACATGAGGTGTCAGAGCAGGACACAGCTCTGACGGGAGAGATCTATGGAAGGGCTGGGAAAATGGCTGCTGACGCAGGACTCGATATTTCCGACTGTACCTTTATTTTTCTTGGAAGCAGGCAGGCAAGTCTTACAGGGGAGAAGCTGCTGGGGGATGTGATTGGATGTTCCTTTTACCAGTGGGATGCAGCCAGCTCCATGGGAATTTCCAGAAGGATTTACGATCTGATGCAGGCGCTCAATCTGCCGTGTGCAGAGCCGGTTCTGTCAAGGTATCTCGACTCTCTTCCGTTTTCTCAGTCAATGACCTGTTACCCTGCAGAAGGGTCAATCGTACTGGATGAGGATACTGTGATTGTAAAACTGTCAGAACCTGTGCAGAGCGGCTCCTGATTTCTCATTATAGAAGGAAAAATCTGAAAGCTTCGCCGATTTCAGGCTGAACGAATTTTTAAAGAAAGGTTGTATGATAATGGCTCACATGAACCACCTGTCGAGAAGGGGGAAGTTTCTTCTCCTGTCAACGATTCCCCTCTATTTTATGGTCTGCGGTTTTCTGCTCCAGCCGGTAAATGAAATCTGGCCTGGAATTGTGACTCTGATTAGAGAACCTGATTTTCTGATTACCGATTATTTTGTGGTGGGAGGAGTGGGGGCTGCGTTTCTGAATGCAGGGATGCTTACCCTTCTAAGCATTGCCCTGATCTATTTTCTCGGAATGGAGATGGACGGACACACGATCACCTCCGCATGTCTGATGTTTGGTTTTTCACTGTTTGGGAAGAATCTCTTAAATATCTGGGCAGTTATGGTCGGCATCTGGCTGTATGCAAAATACCATAAAATGCCGGTGTCTAAATATATTTACATAGGACTTTACGGAACCAGCCTTTCCCCCATTATCACGCAGATTATGCAGATAGGGCAAATGCCTTTGATTTTCAGAGTGTTCCTGGCCCTGGGAGCGGGAATGGTGATCGGGTTTGTACTGCCGCCTCTGGCCACCCATGTTCATTTTTCCCACAAGGGATATTCCCTCTACAATGTGGGATTTGCCGCAGGGATCATTGCTACTGTGATCGTGTCTCTCCTTAAATCATTCGGAATCACGGTGGAGAGCAGGCTTATCTGGTATACGGGAAATACCATGACCTTTTTTGCAATTCTCTGTATTCTGTTTGCCGGAATGGCAGTGGGGGCGTTTTACGTCGGCGGCCGCCAGGCAGTGGAAGAGTACCGGGCAATCCTTAAATGTTCCGGCATCGGGGGCACAGATTACCTGCGGGACAATGGAGGGCCGGCCACTGTGCTTAATATGGCGGTCAACGGCTTTCTGTCCACTCTTATGGTTGTAATAGCCGGAGGTGATTTAAACGGTCCAACCATCGGAGGTATTTTTACCATTGTGGGATTCAGCTCCACGGGAAAGCATATCAGGAATATCTTCCCCATTATGATGGGAGTCTACCTGGCAGGACTGACAAAGTACTGGAGTATCAGCGAACCCTCCCCCATGCTGGCCTTCCTGTTCTCTACCACTCTTGCGCCTATTTCAGGAGAGTTTGGATGGCTGGCCGGGCTTCTGGCAGGCTTTCTCCACTCCTCTGTAGCGCTCAATGTGGGCATTGTGTACGGAGGAATGAATCTCTATAATAACGGCTTTGCGGGAGGAATTATAGCGACCTTTCTGGTGCCGGTCATCCAGTCCATCCGCGATCGGAGAGCCAGGGCAAGAGAGGAGGACGCCCTCTGATCTGCGTCCTCCCCCTTCTGTTTTTTTCGGATGCCGGACCGTTTTTTGCGGCCCGGCTGTTTTATCTGACCTGACAGGGCCTAAGCCTGGTGCTTCCTGTACCTGGCCAGGCAGGCGTAGACCTCCTGGGCTCTTGGCCTTGCGAAGCCGGAAGCCGTATAGCCTCCTCCCTTGCTCTTTTTTAAGAAGGAGGAGAAGCCCTCAGAATCCCACATGCGTTCCAGCTCTTCCATGATTTCCGAAATATTTTTCCGGCCGTCGGCAAGTTCACAGCAGGAATAGCGCAGGATATAGGCGAGAGCTGCAGTCTGCTCAGAATCGGCAATCTGCTCTACATAGTGAAGGTTTACTGTATTTTTGTCGATGGAGAAGGAATCCCTGTCGAAGAACTTGACCTTCCCATCGGCAATCCGCTTGCCGTTTACCCGGTAGGGGCGGGAAGCATCCGGCATCCGGAAGGCAGGCGCAGCCTCAGAGGATTTCACCGGAGACGGGAAGGCCTTCAGGGTTTCACGCACCTTCTCTGTGATGTCCACAGGACGGTAGCTGTCCATCTGGATCACAGTGTCCGCAATGTGGAAGAAGGCGCCGGAGCTTCCTGCCACCAGGATGGTGGAGATGCCCAGCTCGTCAAAAAGCTGTCTCGCCCGCTCAATGAACGGGGTGATCGGCTCTTTTTTTCTGTGGATGACGCTCTGCATCAGCTCGTCCCGCACCATGAAGTTGGCGGCAGAGGTATCCTCGTCGATGAGAAAGGCATGGCAGCCGGAGAAAATGCCCTCCACGATTCCGGCCGCCTGGGAGGTGGAGCCGCTGGCATCTTCTGTGGTGAAGTGGGTGGTATCCTTTCCATTGGGCAGGTCATTGATAAACAGGGAGATGTCTGTGTCCTCAATATAGCGCCCATCCTCTGCCCTCAGCTTTAAGGCGGTAGAGTCGGTGATCACATATTCCCTGCCGTCCCCTGCGATATGGTTGTAAACGCCCATCTCCAGCGCCTTTAAAAGCGTGGATTTTCCGTGGTAGCCGCCTCCTGCAATCAGTGTAATCCCTTTGGGAATGCCCATGCCGGACAATTCCCCTCTGTGGGGAAGAGAGAGGGTGACGCGAAGGCTCTCCGGGGACTGGAAGGAAACGCTCTCCCTTAAGGGAAGATCGGAGACGCCGCTCTGTCTTGGGAGGATGGAGCCATCAGCCACGAAGGCGGCAAGCCCTCTCTTTTCCAGCTCAGCCCGGATATACTCCTGATCGTCGGCAAGCTCAGCCCTCCTTCTGATTTCATCGGCCGGCAGGGAGGCTGCCATCAGCGCCCTCTTTACGCAGGCGGGAATAAAGTCAAAGAGGATCTTTTCAAGCTCCCTGGCATTGATGGTGCGGCCGTTGGCAGGAAAGCCTGCGTGGAAGCGAAGCCAGATGCCGTCCTCCCGTATCTCACAGGCAGTCCGGGAGAGAATTTCCTGGCCGCAGCGGGTCACAGAGATCAGCCCGCTCTTTCCGGAGCCCTTTGCCTGGAAATTGAACCTGGCCGCCTCCCTGCCGAACTGGCGGATGAGATAGTCTTCCAGGGCTGTCTTTCTCATATCTGTCTCATAGAGAGACGCTTCAAATCCCGCTGTTTTATGGGGCACAAACA is part of the Clostridium sp. M62/1 genome and harbors:
- a CDS encoding glucosyltransferase domain-containing protein, whose protein sequence is MSLAGQKKAGEMGRQGADGKNTAILRFFRGLCRETAEFGSFIKRNRAGALFSGAAALFVYWGWLTSADITVDSEIMMTDPQSMMASWLGINRFGLVFTKHLFGMTSFVPSVSKVLTVCMLWITAMFFSFCVYKWSAEQKRFLIFSAAFPALYLTAPCFAEQFYFTLQSFEVVFALFLCGAAVYGAGQLVFFRGGLLWGLISVLLMVWAFGTYQAMAAVAVTLTVILFMTVYLSDTGKGRGRSFWFLSGVRLALIFLSGFVLYLLTASLVRRLSGGSEAYVADMVHWKTEGVRQCIGYVKGEVRRVFDCYYVMFRPGFQWILLLFLTISCVWAGRKREKGLLFYLAAAVLFLISPFFMTIVSGYYQPIRAQLVYPLVYGFSAAFLAAALWPSESAGARKEEQKSKAGRRSRIRKGLSLAAVFMCLAASWRQGCDTARLFQTVHEVSEQDTALTGEIYGRAGKMAADAGLDISDCTFIFLGSRQASLTGEKLLGDVIGCSFYQWDAASSMGISRRIYDLMQALNLPCAEPVLSRYLDSLPFSQSMTCYPAEGSIVLDEDTVIVKLSEPVQSGS
- a CDS encoding DUF2200 domain-containing protein, which gives rise to MDSEKVYRMKFSSIYPLLVNKAVKKGRTGEEVSQVISWLTGYSRDEILKLSQSDIEYAEFFRNAPAMNPARNLIRGTVCGVRVETISEPLMREIRILDKLIDELAKGKPMEKILR
- a CDS encoding DNA topoisomerase III; protein product: MKSLVIAEKPSVGKDIARVLGCRKSADGCLEGDKYIVTWAFGHLVELAAPEEYDKKYKDWNMADLPMMPEPFKLEVIGKTAKQFGVVKRQLFRNDVKDIVIATDAGREGELVARFILMKAGCRKPLKRLWISSVTDRAIKEGFSRLRDGREYNHLRDAAMCRAEADWLVGLNATRALTCKYNAQLSCGRVQTPTLAIIAKREEEIRNFRPKAYWGLTARTSKPALILTWQDKKSGGMRSFDRDRMEGLQKSLRDQQVRITKVKKTPKKTMAPLLYDLTELQRDANKRFGYSAKETLNIMQRLYENHKVLTYPRTDSRYLSSDVADTIHDRLAACGTGPYRKLAGKLSKNVWTKKASFINDGKVTDHHAIIPTEQFVQLQNMTSEERKIYDLVVRRFLAVLYPAAEYDETVITAEIGGEIFTARGKVMRTPGWREVYESADESGLSGTGGYLDEEDGDEDGEGPQNERVKAQTLPDLREGDVTGPAGISLTEGKTKPPAPFNEATLLSAMENPVRYMESGDRAMAKTLGETGGLGTVATRADIIEKLFSGFMLEKKGKDICLTSKAKQLLRLVPEDLRKPELTAQWEMRLSKIAEGEMKRDAFMEDIRTYTKDIVEEIKGGEGTFRHDNLTNTKCPRCGKRMLSVKGKNSQMLVCQDRECGYRETISRTSNARCPKCHKKMELRGKGENQMFSCVCGYKEKLSNFKERRQREGAGVTKRDVARYLNQQKKEEKMVNNPFADALKKMQEQDV
- the cysK gene encoding cysteine synthase A; translation: MGRIYGGIEELVGRTPLVRLARLEGREKVRAEILAKLECFNPAGSAKDRVARQMLEDAKEQGILKEGSVIIEPTSGNTGVGLAALAAVNGYRAVIVIPDSMSVERRLLLKAYGAEIVLTPGAEGMAGSIRKAEEIREQFLKEGRPAWIAGQFENPSNPKAHYLTTGPEIWEDTDGEVDIFVSAAGTGGTVTGTARFLREKKPDIHVAAVEPAASPVLSGGQPGPHKIQGIGAGFVPEILDTGIYDEVIRVEDEAAFRFARLLAGTEGFLCGISSGAALAAACEIGRRPENEGKRIVVLLPDTGERYLSTGVFG
- a CDS encoding shikimate kinase → MGKMTEERKAGSFAEGRDRANVTLIGMPAAGKSTVGVLLAKRLGYAFVDVDLVIQEQENRLLKEIIADEGMDGFMAVENRVNASLDVQKSVIAPGGSVIYGEEAMEHLKSIGLVVYLKISFEELLKRLGDVVDRGVVLKEGMTLQDLYEERISYFEKYADITVDEEGKNLGQVVDELRGLLEQRLGLLQGE
- a CDS encoding flavin reductase family protein, with protein sequence MAKQYWRPGNMVYPVPVVMVSCQKGEERPNIITAAWCGTACSSPAMLYVSIRPDRYSHHIIKESGEFVVNLVTEELAFATDYCGVRSGRDVDKFKEMKLTPLASKYVSCPGIAESPVNLECRVTQILSLGSHDMFLAEVVGVTADEAYMDENGRFDLNSAGLVAYSHGEYFKLGEKVGKFGYSVQKKKKDGEKKQAAREKRGAAGKKSGAKKNTAGGKKSEIKKSVRENRDGRTGKGPRAGKGKKNEKNRRVF
- a CDS encoding PadR family transcriptional regulator; the encoded protein is MYDQSQLMKGIMEGCILSIIGRERTYGYEIVERLREKGFSDVREGTIYPLLLRLEKKGMLRAEFMPSPLGPSRKYYSLTEEGRRQLEVFCDSWRRTVRAVERTIGEEGENNDGQFKGA
- a CDS encoding glycosyltransferase family 2 protein; amino-acid sequence: MKRISIIIPCYNEQEAIPLFMEEAGRVCGGLTEYEFEWIFVDDGSKDGTLSLLKEYAKRDRRVKYLSFSRNFGKEAAIYAGLEHARGDYTAIMDADLQDPPRLLPEMIEALESGEYDSAATRRVDRRGEPPIRSFFARMFYRLIRHISDIDIVDGARDYRLMNRKMKDAIVSMTEYNRFSKGIFGWVGFRTKWIPFENVERVAGETKWSFWKLLIYSIEGIVAFTTVPLTIAAYLGLIFCVVAFFMVLVVIGKTLMFGDPVGGWPSLACIILFVGGIQLLCAGIVGKYLAKIYLEVKRRPIYLVAEENLDRDHESDRKGRQSSENTSVSEEEADKAAAEWDG
- a CDS encoding DUF1576 domain-containing protein; protein product: MIMAHMNHLSRRGKFLLLSTIPLYFMVCGFLLQPVNEIWPGIVTLIREPDFLITDYFVVGGVGAAFLNAGMLTLLSIALIYFLGMEMDGHTITSACLMFGFSLFGKNLLNIWAVMVGIWLYAKYHKMPVSKYIYIGLYGTSLSPIITQIMQIGQMPLIFRVFLALGAGMVIGFVLPPLATHVHFSHKGYSLYNVGFAAGIIATVIVSLLKSFGITVESRLIWYTGNTMTFFAILCILFAGMAVGAFYVGGRQAVEEYRAILKCSGIGGTDYLRDNGGPATVLNMAVNGFLSTLMVVIAGGDLNGPTIGGIFTIVGFSSTGKHIRNIFPIMMGVYLAGLTKYWSISEPSPMLAFLFSTTLAPISGEFGWLAGLLAGFLHSSVALNVGIVYGGMNLYNNGFAGGIIATFLVPVIQSIRDRRARAREEDAL